One Glutamicibacter halophytocola DNA segment encodes these proteins:
- the yidD gene encoding membrane protein insertion efficiency factor YidD translates to MRKDSAPRTGVLWFIIDIPRNIVIGMLKIYRKIISPLYGDVCRYFPSCSAYGLEAVTQHGVVKGAGLTTWRILRCNPWSHGGVDHVPEGPRIWPEGKLPRIIVLNHPVIPDDEDAADSGRKELDH, encoded by the coding sequence ATGCGTAAGGATTCTGCTCCCCGGACCGGTGTGCTGTGGTTCATCATCGATATTCCACGCAATATCGTCATCGGGATGCTCAAGATCTACCGAAAAATCATCTCGCCATTATATGGCGATGTATGCCGATACTTTCCTAGCTGTTCTGCCTATGGGCTCGAAGCAGTGACTCAGCACGGCGTTGTCAAAGGTGCCGGACTGACCACTTGGCGTATCCTTCGGTGCAATCCGTGGTCACACGGAGGCGTCGATCATGTTCCCGAGGGACCAAGGATTTGGCCAGAAGGCAAACTGCCGAGGATCATAGTTCTGAATCATCCTGTGATTCCCGACGATGAAGACGCCGCGGATAGCGGCCGCAAGGAGCTCGACCACTGA